A region of Toxorhynchites rutilus septentrionalis strain SRP chromosome 1, ASM2978413v1, whole genome shotgun sequence DNA encodes the following proteins:
- the LOC129762699 gene encoding uncharacterized protein LOC129762699 has translation MSIEERFNAAVNVIRGLPKNGPYQPSNDMLLNFYSLFKQATHGKCTERRPAFWDVIRRAKHDAWNRLGNMPKEVAMQKYVDELKKIVETMSYNDNVANFLEYSSPDLDSSVNISDLEMVAPEAIQKVRSRPNSPLASRDTSPARVSPVTQSPTMINATCPAAATAVPPLVNGYQHQNGAVVKPLLTNGHHHHQHHHYQNGNVQSSDEEDEYIDTVDDSETESTFRPIETVHSSRSRLSQQSASAAGIDREQYHSLGSSASWVVGNAEVTAQLTRAIERLNASVQQVNNRVNVVEQSVANLRSAQQKMDKTQSRAAVARDYPPWWPFEEISPRMLTLIILWPLVVNRIFIWLQRRK, from the exons GTCCCTATCAGCCTAGCAATGATATGCTGCTTAATTTCTACTCGCTTTTTAAGCAAGCGACCCATGGAAAGTGCACCGAACGGCGACCTGCATTCTGGGACGTGATTAGAAG AGCGAAACATGACGCTTGGAACCGGTTAGGCAACATGCCGAAGGAGGTGGCCATGCAGAAATACGTCGATGAGCTGAAGAAG ATAGTGGAAACAATGTCGTACAACGACAATGTGGCCAACTTTCTCGAGTACAGCTCGCCCGATCTGGACAGCAGTGTCAACATCAGCGATCTCGAGATGGTCGCTCCGGAGGCTATCCAGAAGGTACGCTCCCGTCCAAATTCACCACTGGCTTCACGAGATACCAGCCCAGCTCGGGTCTCACCAGTTACACAATCACCGACAATGATCAACGCCACATgcccagcagcagcaacagcggtACCCCCACTGGTCAATGGATACCAGCACCAAAATGGCGCAGTAGTTAAACCACTGCTCACAAACGGTCACCACCATCACCAGCATCACCACTATCAAAACGGAAATGTTCAGTCGAGCGACGAAGAAGACGAGTATATCGACACGGTGGATGATTCCGAGACCGAGTCCACGTTCCGTCCGATCGAGACCGTCCATTCGTCTCGAAGTCGTTTGTCGCAGCAGAGTGCCTCCGCTGCTGGTATCGACCGGGAACAGTACCACAGCCTCGGCTCGTCGGCATCGTGGGTTGTTGGCAATGCCGAGGTTACCGCTCAGCTGACAAGGGCTATCGAGCGACTGAATGCCAGCGTTCAGCAGGTGAACAACCGGGTCAATGTGGTGGAACAGTCTGTTGCCAATTTGCGCAGTGCCCAGCAGAAGATGGATAAAACCCAATCGCGAGCTGCTGTGGCCCGGGATTATCCACCATGGTGGCCTTTCGAGGAGATTTCACCTCGAATGTTAACTCTTATCATTCTGTGGCCACTGGTGGTCAACAGAATCTTCATTTGGTTGCAACGAAGGAAATGA